In a single window of the Emys orbicularis isolate rEmyOrb1 chromosome 11, rEmyOrb1.hap1, whole genome shotgun sequence genome:
- the ATG9A gene encoding autophagy-related protein 9A isoform X2, with amino-acid sequence MAHFDTQYQRLEASYSDSPPGEEDLLVHVPEGSKSPWHHIENLDLFFSRVYNLHQKNGFTCMLIGEIFELMQFIFVVAFTTFLVSCVDYDILFANKMVNHSQHSSELVKVTLPDAFLPPSVCSARIQQNGFLISILVIAGVFWIHRLIKFIYNICCYWEIHSFYINALKIPMSNLPYYTWQEVQARIVQIQKEHQICIHKRELTELDIYHRILRFKNYMVAMVNKSLLPIRFHLPGLGDTIFYTRGLKYNFELIFFWGPGSLFENEWSLKAEYKRGGNRLELADKLSARILWIGIANFILCPLILIWQILYAFFSYTEILKREPGSLGARCWSLYGRCYLRHFNELDHELHSRLSKGYKPASKYMNCFISPLLTIVAKNVAFFAGSILAVLIALTIYDEDVLAVEHVLTTVTLLGVGVTICRSFIPDQHLVFCPEQLLRVILAHIHYMPDHWQANAHRYETRDEFSQLFQYKAVFILEELLSPIVTPLILIFCLRPKSLEIIDFFRNFTVEVVGVGDTCSFAQMDVRQHGHPAWMSAGKTEASIYQQAEDGKTELSLMHFAITNPRWQPPRESTAFIGFLKERVLRDSSVALAQQAVLPDNALFTSIQSLQSESEPHSLIANAIAGSSALGYASHELQASRQLSEVASALRSFSPLQSAQQTHSGFQTSGSHVEGAPPRAHSTMTASGTDARTASSGSSAWEGQLQSLILSEYASTEMSLHALYMHELHKQHTQTEPERHVWHRRESDESGESAPEEPDAQKGAPAAIPRSASYPFSSPRQAVEELATLQTGFQRRYGGITDPGTVHRAPSHFSRLPLGGWAEDGQSARHPEPVPEESSEDELPPQIHKV; translated from the exons ATGGCGCACTTCGACACGCAGTACCAGCGCCTGGAGGCCTCCTACAGCGACTCGCCCCCGGGGGAGGAGGATCTGCTGGTGCACGTCCCCGAGGGCAGCAAAT ctccctggCATCACATAGAGAACCTGGACCTCTTCTTCTCTCGC GTCTATAACCTGCATCAGAAGAACGGCTTCACCTGCATGCTTATTGGCGAGATCTTTGAGCTCAT GCAGTTCATTTTCGTGGTGGCCTTCACCACCTTCCTTGTCAGCTGCGTCGACTATGACATCCTGTTTGCCAACAAGATGGTGAATCACAGCCAGCACTCCAGCGAGCTTGTCAAGGTGACGCTGCCAGATGCCTTTCTGCCTCCCAGCGTGTGCAGCGCAAG AATCCAGCAGAACGGCTTTCTCATTTCCATCCTGGTGATAGCGGGGGTTTTCTGGATCCATCGACTCATCAAATTTATCTACAACATCTGCTGCTACTGGGAGATTCACTCCTTCTACATCAACGCCCTCAAAATCCCCATG TCCAACCTGCCCTATTACACctggcaggaggtgcaggctcGCATCGTGCAGATCCAGAAGGAGCATCAGATCTGCATCCACAAGAGGGAGCTGACGGAGCTGGACATCTACCACCGCATCCTGCGCTTCAAGAACTACATGGTGGCCATGGTGAACAAGTCGCTGCTGCCCATCCGCTTCCACCTGCCCGGGCTGGGCGACACCATCTTCTACACCCGCGGCCTCAAGTACAACTTCGAGCTCATCTTCTTCTGGGGGCCCGGCTCGCTCTTTGAGAACGAGTGGAGCCTCAAGGCGGAGTACAAGCGGGGCGGCAACCGCCTGGAGCTGGCCGACAAGCTGAGCGCCCGCATCCTCTGGATCGGCATCGCCAACTTCATCCTCTGCCCCCTCATCCTCATCTGGCAGATCCTCTATGCCTTCTTCAGCTACACTGAGATCCTGAAGCGGGAGCCGGGCAGCCTGGGCGCCCGCTGCTGGTCGCTCTACGGCCGCTGCTACCTGCGCCACTTCAACGAGCTGGACCACGAGCTGCACTCACGCCTCAGCAAGGGCTACAAGCCGGCCTCCAAGTACATGAACTGCTTCATCTCCCCCCTGCTCACCATCGTGGCCAAGAACGTGGCTTTCTTCGCCGGCTCCATCCTAGCCGTGCTCATCGCCCTCACCATCTACGACGAGGACGTGCTGGCCGTGGAGCACGTCCTCACCACCGTCACCCTGCTGGGCGTGGGCGTCACCATCTGCCG GTCCTTCATCCCAGACCAGCACCTGGTGTTCtgcccagagcagctgctgcggGTGATCCTGGCGCACATCCACTACATGCCTGACCACTGGCAGGCCAACGCCCACCGCTACGAGACCCGGGACGagttttctcagctcttccagtACAAAGCG gtGTTCATCCTGGAGGAGCTCCTCAGCCCCATCGTTACCCCCTTGATCCTCATCTTCTGCCTGCGGCCCAAGTCTCTGGAGATCATCGACTTCTTCCGGAACTTCACCGTGGAGGTGGTGGGCGTGGGCGACACCTGCTCCTTCGCGCAGATGGACGTGCGCCAGCACGGGCACCCAGCG TGGATGTCAGCGGGGAAGACTGAGGCCTCCATCTACCAGCAGGCCGAGGATGGCAAGACTGAGCTGTCCCTCATGCACTTCGCCATCACCAACCCCAGGTGGCAGCCGCCCCGCGAGAGCACGGCCTTCATCGGCTTCCTCAAGGAGCGCGTGCTGCGCGACAGCAGCGTGGCGCTGGCCCAGCAGGCCGTGTTGCCTGACAACGCCCTCTTCACCTCCATCCAGTCCCTGCAGTCGGAGTCCGAG CCTCACAGCCTGATTGCCAATGCGATCGCGGGCTCCTCGGCCCTGGGGTACGCGAGCCACGAGCTGCAGGCCTCCCGCCAGCTCTCCGAGGTGGCCTCTGCCCTGCGCTCCTTCTCCCCGCTCCAGTCTGCCCAGCAAACTCACAGCGGCTTCCAGACGTCCGGGTCCCACGTGGAGGGGGCACCGCCCCGGGCCCACAGCACCATGACGGCTTCTGG CACAGATGCCAGAACAGCGAGCTCCGGGAGCAGCGCCTGGGAGGGCCAGTTACAGAGCCTGATCCTGTCGGAATACGCCTCCACCGAGATGAGCCTGCACGCACTCTACATGCACGAG TTGCACAAGCAGCACACGCAGACAGAGCCCGAGCGGCACGTGTGGCACCGGCGGGAGAGCGACGAGAGCGGGGAGAGTGCCCCAGAGGAGCCGGATGCTCAGAAGGGCGCCCCCGCCGCCATCCCCCGCTCTGCCAGCTACCCCTTCTCCTCGCCGCGCCAGGCTGTGGAGGAGTTGGCCACCCTGCAGACGGGCTTCCAGCGCCGATACGGCGGCATCACAG ATCCGGgcacagtgcacagagccccgtCGCACTTCTCCCGCCTGCCTCTAGGGGGCTGGGCTGAGGACGGACAGTCGGCCCGACACCCGGAGCCGGTTCCAGAGGAGAGCTCGGAGGATGAGCTTCCGCCTCAGATACACAAG GTGTAG
- the ATG9A gene encoding autophagy-related protein 9A isoform X1, translating into MLIGEIFELMQFIFVVAFTTFLVSCVDYDILFANKMVNHSQHSSELVKVTLPDAFLPPSVCSARIQQNGFLISILVIAGVFWIHRLIKFIYNICCYWEIHSFYINALKIPMSNLPYYTWQEVQARIVQIQKEHQICIHKRELTELDIYHRILRFKNYMVAMVNKSLLPIRFHLPGLGDTIFYTRGLKYNFELIFFWGPGSLFENEWSLKAEYKRGGNRLELADKLSARILWIGIANFILCPLILIWQILYAFFSYTEILKREPGSLGARCWSLYGRCYLRHFNELDHELHSRLSKGYKPASKYMNCFISPLLTIVAKNVAFFAGSILAVLIALTIYDEDVLAVEHVLTTVTLLGVGVTICRSFIPDQHLVFCPEQLLRVILAHIHYMPDHWQANAHRYETRDEFSQLFQYKAVFILEELLSPIVTPLILIFCLRPKSLEIIDFFRNFTVEVVGVGDTCSFAQMDVRQHGHPAWMSAGKTEASIYQQAEDGKTELSLMHFAITNPRWQPPRESTAFIGFLKERVLRDSSVALAQQAVLPDNALFTSIQSLQSESEPHSLIANAIAGSSALGYASHELQASRQLSEVASALRSFSPLQSAQQTHSGFQTSGSHVEGAPPRAHSTMTASGTDARTASSGSSAWEGQLQSLILSEYASTEMSLHALYMHELHKQHTQTEPERHVWHRRESDESGESAPEEPDAQKGAPAAIPRSASYPFSSPRQAVEELATLQTGFQRRYGGITDPGTVHRAPSHFSRLPLGGWAEDGQSARHPEPVPEESSEDELPPQIHKV; encoded by the exons ATGCTTATTGGCGAGATCTTTGAGCTCAT GCAGTTCATTTTCGTGGTGGCCTTCACCACCTTCCTTGTCAGCTGCGTCGACTATGACATCCTGTTTGCCAACAAGATGGTGAATCACAGCCAGCACTCCAGCGAGCTTGTCAAGGTGACGCTGCCAGATGCCTTTCTGCCTCCCAGCGTGTGCAGCGCAAG AATCCAGCAGAACGGCTTTCTCATTTCCATCCTGGTGATAGCGGGGGTTTTCTGGATCCATCGACTCATCAAATTTATCTACAACATCTGCTGCTACTGGGAGATTCACTCCTTCTACATCAACGCCCTCAAAATCCCCATG TCCAACCTGCCCTATTACACctggcaggaggtgcaggctcGCATCGTGCAGATCCAGAAGGAGCATCAGATCTGCATCCACAAGAGGGAGCTGACGGAGCTGGACATCTACCACCGCATCCTGCGCTTCAAGAACTACATGGTGGCCATGGTGAACAAGTCGCTGCTGCCCATCCGCTTCCACCTGCCCGGGCTGGGCGACACCATCTTCTACACCCGCGGCCTCAAGTACAACTTCGAGCTCATCTTCTTCTGGGGGCCCGGCTCGCTCTTTGAGAACGAGTGGAGCCTCAAGGCGGAGTACAAGCGGGGCGGCAACCGCCTGGAGCTGGCCGACAAGCTGAGCGCCCGCATCCTCTGGATCGGCATCGCCAACTTCATCCTCTGCCCCCTCATCCTCATCTGGCAGATCCTCTATGCCTTCTTCAGCTACACTGAGATCCTGAAGCGGGAGCCGGGCAGCCTGGGCGCCCGCTGCTGGTCGCTCTACGGCCGCTGCTACCTGCGCCACTTCAACGAGCTGGACCACGAGCTGCACTCACGCCTCAGCAAGGGCTACAAGCCGGCCTCCAAGTACATGAACTGCTTCATCTCCCCCCTGCTCACCATCGTGGCCAAGAACGTGGCTTTCTTCGCCGGCTCCATCCTAGCCGTGCTCATCGCCCTCACCATCTACGACGAGGACGTGCTGGCCGTGGAGCACGTCCTCACCACCGTCACCCTGCTGGGCGTGGGCGTCACCATCTGCCG GTCCTTCATCCCAGACCAGCACCTGGTGTTCtgcccagagcagctgctgcggGTGATCCTGGCGCACATCCACTACATGCCTGACCACTGGCAGGCCAACGCCCACCGCTACGAGACCCGGGACGagttttctcagctcttccagtACAAAGCG gtGTTCATCCTGGAGGAGCTCCTCAGCCCCATCGTTACCCCCTTGATCCTCATCTTCTGCCTGCGGCCCAAGTCTCTGGAGATCATCGACTTCTTCCGGAACTTCACCGTGGAGGTGGTGGGCGTGGGCGACACCTGCTCCTTCGCGCAGATGGACGTGCGCCAGCACGGGCACCCAGCG TGGATGTCAGCGGGGAAGACTGAGGCCTCCATCTACCAGCAGGCCGAGGATGGCAAGACTGAGCTGTCCCTCATGCACTTCGCCATCACCAACCCCAGGTGGCAGCCGCCCCGCGAGAGCACGGCCTTCATCGGCTTCCTCAAGGAGCGCGTGCTGCGCGACAGCAGCGTGGCGCTGGCCCAGCAGGCCGTGTTGCCTGACAACGCCCTCTTCACCTCCATCCAGTCCCTGCAGTCGGAGTCCGAG CCTCACAGCCTGATTGCCAATGCGATCGCGGGCTCCTCGGCCCTGGGGTACGCGAGCCACGAGCTGCAGGCCTCCCGCCAGCTCTCCGAGGTGGCCTCTGCCCTGCGCTCCTTCTCCCCGCTCCAGTCTGCCCAGCAAACTCACAGCGGCTTCCAGACGTCCGGGTCCCACGTGGAGGGGGCACCGCCCCGGGCCCACAGCACCATGACGGCTTCTGG CACAGATGCCAGAACAGCGAGCTCCGGGAGCAGCGCCTGGGAGGGCCAGTTACAGAGCCTGATCCTGTCGGAATACGCCTCCACCGAGATGAGCCTGCACGCACTCTACATGCACGAG TTGCACAAGCAGCACACGCAGACAGAGCCCGAGCGGCACGTGTGGCACCGGCGGGAGAGCGACGAGAGCGGGGAGAGTGCCCCAGAGGAGCCGGATGCTCAGAAGGGCGCCCCCGCCGCCATCCCCCGCTCTGCCAGCTACCCCTTCTCCTCGCCGCGCCAGGCTGTGGAGGAGTTGGCCACCCTGCAGACGGGCTTCCAGCGCCGATACGGCGGCATCACAG ATCCGGgcacagtgcacagagccccgtCGCACTTCTCCCGCCTGCCTCTAGGGGGCTGGGCTGAGGACGGACAGTCGGCCCGACACCCGGAGCCGGTTCCAGAGGAGAGCTCGGAGGATGAGCTTCCGCCTCAGATACACAAG GTGTAG